The DNA sequence TTAAAATAACTTAAAAAAGAGAAAAAATACTAAAACGAGAAAGCAATCCTAGGAGGCGTTTTTATGTCAAACAATATTCTAGTAGTCGACGATGCAGCATTCATGCGCATGATGATCAAGGACATCCTTACGAAAAATGGTTATAACGTTGTAGGAGAAGCAGAAAATGGCCAACAAGCTGTTGAAAAATATGCTGAGCTAAATCCTGATCTTGTCACAATGGATATTACTATGCCGGAGATGGATGGCATTACAGCACTTAAAACAATTAAACAGACAAATCCTGATGCAAAAATTCTTATGTGTTCAGCGATGGGACAGCAGGCAATGGTTATTGATGCTATTCAAGCAGGTGCAAAAGACTTTATCGTAAAACCGTTTCAGGCTGATCGTGTACTTGAAGCAATTCAGAAAGCACTGAGCTAATTAAAGGATTGAGGATCATGAAGAAAAGAATGTGCTTTGGTATCCTAATGGCACTTCTTTTTCTTCTTTGCCTTCCATTACATCCAACTCTAGCAAAAGATGCGAATGTGAAAGACTGCTTTGAAGGAAAAGGAGACTGCTCTCAATTAGGCGGTAAAGTTCCGTCTGAGAAAGGAAAACCAGAAAAGAACTCGGATGAAACAGGAAATCAGCAGGCTAAAAAAGATGTTGATTCTATTTCCCCTGGTACAAGTCTTGTGAAAATGTTCTTGGCTCTCATAGTTATACTTGTTCTTATATACGGAACTTTAAAGTTTTTAAGCAGTCGTACCCGTTCATTTCAACAAAATAGAACAATGCAGAATCTTGGGGGCATTTCAGTTGGTCAGAATAAATCTGTACAGCTTGTCCGAATTGGCAATAAACTGTATATGATTGGAGTAGGAGATAACGTTGAACTACTTCAGGAAATAGAGGATGAAGATGTAAGGCAAGAAATGTTGCGAGAAGTGAATGATTCAATAAGTGGTGGAGCAAGCGAAATGTTCTCAAATCTTTTCGCAAAAAGTCCAACTTCAAGCAAGAATAAACTGAAAATAAATTTCATAACTGAGCTCGATCGGCTGAAAGCAAATCGAAATAAGCTAATCAGAAAAAGGGAAGAAGAGGAAGAGCGCCATGAATGATGTGATGAATATGTTTTCCAATACTGATCCATCTTCTGTCTCGACTTCTGTTAAACTTCTGCTGTTGCTTACAGTTCTTTCACTTGCTCCAAGCATTTTAATTTTAATGACTTGCTTTACAAGAATTATTGTCGTTCTCTCATTTGTAAGAACTTCCTTAGCAACACAGCAGATGCCACCTAATCAGGTTCTCGTTGGAATAGCATTGTTTTTAACTTTTTTCATTATGGCTCCGGTCTTTCATGACGTATATGATGATGCTTTGAAGCCACTGTTTGATGAAAAAATTACATTGGATGAGGCTTACGATAAGGCAAGTGTTCCAATGAAGGATTTCATGGCCAAGCATACAAGACAGAAGGACCTTTCATTGTTCTTGAATTACGCAAAGATAGAAAAGCCTGAATCAGTAAAGGAAATACCGCTTACAGCACTTGTACCAGCCTATGCAATAAGTGAGTTGAAAACGGCCTTTCAAATGGGCTTTATGATATTCATACCATTTTTGATTATTGATATGGCAGTTGCGAGTATCCTTATGTCTATGGGGATGATGATGCTTCCGCCAGTCATGATTTCTTTACCTTTTAAAATTCTATTATTCGTTATGGTAGATGGATGGTATCTCATCACCCACTCCATACTGGATGGATTCCAATAATGAAAGAGGTGTATGCCAATGAGTAGTGAATTTGTTCTATCCTTAGCCCAAAAAGGGGTCATGACAATTTTGCTGATCACGGGGCCGCTACTCATTCTGGCGCTTGCCGTCGGTCTGCTTGTCAGCATATTTCAGGCGACAACCCAGATTCAGGAACAAACACTCGCGTTTGTCCCAAAAATTGTCGCTGTGCTCGCTGGGCTGGTCTTTTTCGGGCCATGGATGCTTTCAAAAATGATTGAATTCACGTCTTCCATTTACCAGAATCTGAATCAGTTTGTAGGTTGAGCCGATGCTTCAAATGCTGAATCTATCAAGTTTACCGCTGTTTATGCTGGTACTGGTGCGGGTTTTGGCTTTTTTTGTAACACTGCCGCTTTTCTCGTACAGAACTTTATCAACACCATTTAAAATTGGTTTTGGATTCTTTCTGGCACTTATTATGGTGTCTACGATGGAAGCCCCAGAACTTGCATTTGATCTCCACTATTTGTTACTGATACTAAAGGAGATCTGCGTAGGACTTTTCACTGGACTTATTGCTTATATTATTTTGTCAGCAATTCAAATAGCAGGCGGTTTTATAGATTTTCAAATGGGCTTCGCTATTGCCAATGTAATTGATCCGCAGACAGGAGCACAAAGCCCGCTGACAGGTCAGTATTTCTATATTATTTCTTTGTTGTTTTTATTATCGGTTGATGCCCATCATTTGTTAATAGATGGAATCTATTATAGTTATCAGCTTATTCCAGCTGATAAACTCATTTCATTTGGACAACAGCCATTTGCAGATTTTGTAATCAATGTTTTTAGTCAAATGTTCTTAATAGCTTTTCAAATGTCATTGCCGATTGTTGGTTGTCTATTTTTAGTAGATTTGGCTCTTGGAATTATAGCAAAGACCGTACCCCAGATGAACGTTTTCGTTGTTGGGATGCCGCTAAAGATCTTTGTAAGTTTTGTCGCCATAGCCCTTTTCCTGACTTTGTACATTGGTTTGGCAAGAAGACTGTTTCATTATATGTTTGCGACACTTCATGGATTCATGCAATTGCTTGGAGGTGCCTGAATGATGCTCTTGCGTCTTGATCTGCAATTCTTTGCAGGAGAAAAAACGGAGAAAGCAACCCCGAAACGAAAACAGGATGAACGTAAAAAAGGTAAAGTGGCGAAAAGTCAGGATGTCAATACTGCCATATTGCTGCTTTTCTCTTTCCTTGGATTATTCGTTTTTGGTACCTTCATGAAAAATGGCATGCTTGATATATACAGACAGAGTTTTACTGAATACATAAAATGGGATTTGACTTCAGGGAATTTGCAAAAGATGTTTCTCACTCAGTTGATTGAAGCAGCAAAGCTAGTTGCTCCTATTATGGGTGTAGCGCTTATTGCAGGAGTAGCATCGAATTTGATGCAAGTAGGTTTTCTGTTTACAACTGAATCTCTAAAGTTCGATCTGAAAAAAATTGACCCCATTTCAGGAGCTAAGCGAATTTTCTCTGTTCGGGCGATTGTTGAGCTGTTTAAATCATTATTCAAAATAGCATTTATCGGCACTATAACTTTTTCAATCATATGGATGAATCGTGATGAAATGATGATGATGTCATTGAAGACAGTTTCATCAGCACTTGGTTTCTTTGGGCATATGGCACTGACTATGGGGTTTGCAGCAACAATCGCACTTTTGTTCCTCGCTCTTCTTGATTATATTTATCAGCGCTTTGATTACGAAAAGAACTTGCGCATGTCCAAACAGGATATTAAAGATGAATATAAGAATATTGAAGGGAATCCGCTCATAAAGCAGAAAATCCGCGAGAAACAGCAACAAATGGCGATGAGACGGATGATGTCGGAAGTACCGAATGCCGATGTCGTCATCACGAACCCGACTCACTTCGCCATTGCCATTAAATATGATGAGGATAAAGCTTCTGCCCCTTATGTTGTTGCGAAGGGAGCGGATGAAGTCGCTCTTAGAATAAAAAATATCGCCAAGGCAAATGGGGTAATGACGGTTGAGAATCGTCCGCTTGCCAGATCACTATTTGCGGCAGTCGATATAGGTGACCTTATACCGGAAGAGTTCTTCCAGGCGGTTGCCGAGGTGCTCGCGTATGTATACCGGGTTGAGAAAAAAGCGTAAGCAAGAAGGAGAATTTTTATGAAAGCACGAGATCTAGCAGTACTTATCGGTGTCATCCTAATAATTGTCATGCTCGTCGTCCCATTGCCGGGATGGCTATTGAGCATTCTGATCTTGTGCAACATTACGCTTGCCCTGATGGTTATTCTTGTGACGATGAACATGCAGGAGGCATTGCAATTCTCCATCTTTCCTTCGTTATTACTCGTTCTAACGCTGTTTCGTCTAGCTTTGAATGTCTCTACTACAAGATCTATCCTTTCAAATGGAGAAGCGGGCGGTGTAGTTGAGACATTTGGTACTTTTGTAATTGGTGGCAACCCGCTCGTCGGTTTTGTAGTCTTCATTATATTGATCATTATTCAATTCATGGTCATTACAAAAGGTTCCGAACGTGTTTCGGAAGTAGCAGCACGTTTTACCCTCGATGCCATGCCGGGAAAACAGATGAGTATCGATGCGGATTTGAATGCAGGGCTTATATCTGAACAGCAGGCAAAGGAACGGCGTGAAAAAGTTGGCAATGAAGCAGACTTTTACGGTGCCATGGATGGTGCAAGTAAATTTGTAAAAGGGGATGCTATTGCCGGCATTATTATTGTAATCATAAATATTATATTTGGTCTAATTATCGGTATGACTCAAATGGGAATGTCCTTTCAGGAAGCGATTGATACATTTATGCGTCTTACTGTAGGTGATGGCCTAGTGAGTCAAGTTCCAGCACTGCTAATTTCTACGGCAACGGGTATTATGGTAACACGTGTTGCGGCTACTGGAGGCAACTTGAGTGCAGATGTTATCGACCAACTTTTCCAGTATCCCAAAATGTTATTTATCGCAGCAGGTACAATTTTCTTGCTGGGCCTTACACCAATTAACTTCTTCCTGACAACTTCTATTGCTGGAGTACTAGCGTTTGCTGGATATATATTGCTGCAACGCTCCAAAGTGGTCGAAGAGCCGGATGAAGAATTGGAAGAGGAGGTCGAATCTTCAGCAATGAAGTCTCCAGAAAATGTAATTAGCCTTCTGAATATGGATCCAATCGAATTTGAATTCGGCTATGCACTTATCCCGCTCGTTGATGCTGATCAAGGCGGAGATCTTCTGGACCGTGTCATTATGATAAGAAGGCAGCTTGCGATTGAACTCGGTATTGTCATCCCTGTCGTAAGGATTCGCGACAATATTCAGCTGAATCCAAACGAGTATAGGTTGAAGATCAAAGGGAATGAAGTCGCCGCCGGAGAACTTCTACTCGATCATTATTTAGCAATTACCCCAGGAGGGGAAGATGATTTTATTGAAGGAATTGATACGAAAGAACCAGCGTTCGGTTTACCTGCAAAGTGGATCACTGAGGAAGTGAAGGATGAGGCAGAGTTGTCGGGGTACACCGTTGTGGATCCGCCATCTGTCGTTTCCACTCATCTTACCGAAACGATCAAACAACAGGCAGATGAATTGCTTGGACGCCAAGAAACTAAACAGCTTATCGATCACCTTCAAGAAAGCTATCCGATCCTTGTGGAGGAAGTTACACCAGACCCGCTTTCAGTGGGTGAAATTCAAAAAGTGTTGGCAAAATTGCTTAAAGAAGGTTTATCCATCCGAAACTTGCCGGTCATATTTGAAACACTTGCCGACTTTTCAAAAATGACAAATGACACAGACTTGTTGGCAGAATATGTTCGTCAATCTTTATCAGCTCAAATTACGAAGCAATATGCAAATAATGAGCATGCACTTAGTGTTGTTACGGTATCTGGAAAAGTGGAAAAGACGATTGCTGAGGGCATACAGCAGACCGAACACGGCAACTATCTCTCACTTGATCCTGAAGTGCAACAGTCCATTTTGAAGTCTATCTCCGAAGAAACCGAAAAGCTAGCAATACGGGAAGAGAATGCTGTGCTACTTTGTTCTCCGGCAGTTAGAATGTACATTAGACAACTAATTGAGAGATTCCTGCCAAATGTAGCAGTACTTTCCTACAATGAACTTGAACCAGATGTACAGGTTCAAAGCGTTGGAGTGGTGAATATCGAATGAAAATAAAAAAATATACAGCACCAACAATGCCGGAAGCGATGCAGCAGATTCGAAAAGATCTCGGCAAAGATGCAGTCATTTTGAATTCAAGAGAAATCCGAAAAGGAGGTTTTCTGGGCTTGTTCAGCAAAAAACAGCTCGAAGTAGTTGCAGCTCTTGATCCTGATGCGATTGGGCCATCGGCTAAGTCGATAAAAAAATCAGAAGGTCAAAAAGTTGTTGAACAAATGAAGTTAAGACCAGAAAATGAAGAGCTTCTTGAAGAAATTCGGCAATTAAAAAAACTTGTTAAGAATGGCTACGTATCAAATAAAGAAGAGAAGCCGATTGAAGTTATAACGGCTTTAGATTTTTTGGTTGCTCAAAATATAAATAAAGATTTTGCTGAAGAAATCGTGCAGTATGCATTAAATAATTTGGATAAAAATGAAATAAAAGATCCTAATATGATTTCCCGGGCAATCATTAGTCAAATCGAAAGTATGCTTCGACCAATTCAATCAAAGCTTCAGAAAAAAAAGTATGGTCGAATAAATTATCTTGTCGGTCCAACTGGAGCTGGGAAGACAACAACTATTGCAAAACTCGCAGCAAAGGCAATGCTTGAGCAAAAGAAGAAAGTCGCATTTATTACAGGGGATACGTACAGAATCGCTGCAATTGATCAGCTCAAAACATATGCCAAGATCTTGGAAGCTCCAGTAAAGGTAGCTTATGAGCCTTCGGAATTCACAAAAGCAGCTATCGAACTGAAAGACTACGATATTATTTTTACAGATACGGCAGGCCGTAACTTTAAGGAAAATAAGTATATTACTGAAATCAAAAAAATAATTGAATATAATCCTTCAGCAAACATCACGCTTGTCCTGCCTCTTACTGGGAAAAGTGAAGATCTTGACAATATTGCGAAGCAGTTCATGGATATACCGATAAACAGTATTTTGTTCACAAAGCTTGATGAAACAGCATCTTGTGGTTCTATATTTAATATTGTTTATGAATATGGCTGGCCTGTATCTCACATTGCAAATGGGCAGGATGTACCAGATGACCTTTTTGAACCAACCGTTTCAGAAATCAGCAAACTTATAGCAGGTGGAATGAATAATGCATGACCAGGCAGAGAATCTGCGAAAAAGAATTAAATCAAAAGAGGGAAATACTCGAACCATTTCCATTGTGAGCGGCAAGGGAGGCGTTGGCAAATCAAATTTTGCTTTGAATTTTGCTCTCGCCCTCATTCGACAAGGAAGGAAAGTCCTTGTGATCGATCTTGATATTGGAATGGGAAACATAGATGTCCTGCTTGGAAAACATTCTAATAGAAGCATTAATGATTTATTCGAAGCCGATACAACAATTGATAAATTGGTTGAAGAGGGCCCTGAAGGGCTTCAGTATATTTCGGGTGGTTCCGGTCTTGGCAATTTATTTGAATTTAACGAACAGAGGCGCAATAAATTCTTCACCGAATTTGAGCAGCTTTCCGGTCATTATGATTTTGTTATATTTGACATGGGAGCAGGTGCTACGAAAGAGAGCATAGCCTTTATTTTAGCCTCTGATGACTGTATTCTTATCTTAACACCTGAGCCTACAGCACTAACAGATGCATATGGAATGATTAAGCATATCATAAACAATTATGGAAATATGCCGATAAATATAGTGATGAATCGATCCGTTTCCGATAAAATTGGGTATAAAGCTCTAAAAGGTTTGCAGGAAGTAGCTAAACAGTTTCTCGGTAGAGACCTTTTTGGGCTTGGTATCATGCCTGAGGATTCAACTGTTCAGAAGGCGGTTATGAAGCAAATGCCCTATCTGATTTATAAGGAAAATGCAGCGGTTTCCAATGCTGTCATTAAGATAGCCGCAACTTTTCTCGGTAAACCGTCAGAGGATAGCGGTTCCTTCTTGTCAAGATTGATGCAGCTTGTGAAACAGAGAGGTGGCGGATATGGAAATCAGAGTAGTCGTAATTGATGATTCAGCTTTTATGCGCAAGATGATTTCCGAAATGCTAGAAAGTGATTCTAGAATTAAAGTTGTAGCAACTGCCAGAAGTGGAAGAGACGGAATTGAGAAGATTAAGAAGTACCAGCCTCATGTTGCTACACTTGATGTTGAAATGCCAGTAATGGATGGCATTGAGGCTCTCGAGGAGATTATGGATTCAAACCCTCTGCCGATCATCATGCTATCAAGTGTTACAACTGCTGGGGCTGCAATGACAATGCGGGCAGTTCAACTTGGTGCCATTGACTTTATCGCAAAACCTTCTGGTCCAATCTCATTGGATATTGACGAAATTAAAGATGAGCTGATAAAGAAAGTGATAGCCGCATCAAATGCTCTTGTAATGAAAAAAGAAGCAAATGTGAAAGAAATTGAAAAACAAGAAAAGCCACTAAGAGCAGCACATTTTCACCAGCCTCATGCTAGGTCTGTCGTGGCTATAGGAACATCGACGGGTGGACCAAAGGCCCTGCTTCATGTCTTGAAGGGCATTCCTGCTGATTTTCCGGCACCTATTGTAATTGTTCAACATATGCCACCTGGATTTACTAAATCTCTAGCTGAACGGCTAGATCACAGTACATCCATACATGTTAAAGAAGCTGAACACGGAGAAATTTTACAAAATGGTCATGCGTATATTGCTCCGGGTGACTATCATTTGGAAATAAAACAAGTCGGAACAGCACTTGTTAATAATCTTAATCATGACAATAAGATAAATGGCCATAGACCTTCAGTCGATGTACTGTTTGAATCCCTTGTAAATATAGGGAATGTGAACAAGCTTGCGGTTATTCTGACAGGAATGGGCAACGATGGGTCAAAAGGTATACGCAGCATGAAAAGAACAGATCCTAAAACAATTGTAATTGCTGAAGATAAAGAAACTTCTGTTGTATACGGAATGCCTAAGGCAGCAGTTTTAACGAACTGTGTTGACCATGTGGCAAAGTTACAGCAGATCAGCGAGATCATTTCAGGAGTGCTCAGGAAAAAAAGGGGGATTTAACATGGATACTGCTCAATATTTGGATATATTCATTGACGAAAGTAGAGAACATCTGGAAACAGTTTCTGAAAAATTGCTTGAATTGGAAAAAAGCCCTGACGAAAAAGGAATCATTGAAGAAATTTTCAGGGCAGCTCATACGCTGAAAGGTATGTCAGCGACAATGGGATTCACTGACCTTGCTAATTTAACTCATAAACTAGAAAACGTTTTTGATGGGATTCGTTATGACAAGATTAAAGTTGTACCTAATATGATCGATGTGTTATTCGAAGCACTTGATGATATGACGGCTATGATTGAGGACGTAGCAGAAGGTGGCGAAGGGAAGCGTGACGTCACAAACGTTGTGAATGATCTTCTTGCAATTGAAAAAGGCGAGGTGCCTGGGGAGAGAAATGAGACAGAAGATTCCTCAGTTCCCAATTCCTCTAATTCAGAGTCTCCAGTAAAGGGCAATCGACTGGACGAGTTTGAAATTACAATTCTTGGAGAATCAAAGGAGCGAGGATTCGAGAATTTCGAAATTACAGTGGAGCTTAGCGAAACTTGCTTGCTTAAAGGTGCTCGTGTCTTCATGATTTTTGAAATTCTTGAGAAGCTTGGTGAAGTTATCAAATCAAATCCTTCAGTAAGTGAATTGGAAGAAGAGAACTTTGAACAGTCATTTAATGTACTCTTTGTTACAAAACACGATAAAATTGAAATAGAAGAAAAAATAAAAAAGGTATCAGAAGTAAAAGATGTTTCCGTAAAGCTGTTTTCTCTCGAGGAATATAAGGCAGAAGCAGAAAAAATAGAGCAGGAGAAAGACAGTCAGGTTGCGGAAGCTGCTTCAAATACTGATTTATCATCAATTCAAGCGCCATCTGTACCAAAGGAAAACCTTGAACAAAAGCAGGATAAGAAAGATTCAAAGTCAGCAAAGGCAAGCCAAAGTAAAACTATCCGTGTAAATATTGAACGTCTGGATATTTTAATGAATTTATTTGAAGAGTTGCTGATTGACCGTGGACGTCTAGAACAAATTTCAGTAGATCTGAATCATGGCGATTTACAGGAGACAGTAGAAAGAATGGCACGTGTCTCTGGAGATTTGCAAAATATTATTCTCACAATGCGTATGGTACCTGTTGACCAGGTATTCAGCCGTTTCCCACGGATGATTCGTCAACTTGCACGTGATCTCAATAAAAATGTTGAGGTTCAGATCACAGGAGCTGAAACAGAGCTTGATCGCACAGTCATAGATGAAATCGGTGACCCTCTCGTTCACTTAATTCGTAATGCAATCGATCACGGTATCGAGAAGCCTGAAGAACGCCGGGCAAAAGGCAAGCCTGAAAAAGGAATTATGAAGCTGGAAGCCTACCATAGCGGGAATCATGTTTTCATTGATATATCAGATGATGGAGCAGGAATCAACAAGCATAAAGTTTTAGATAAGGCGATTAAGAATGGCGTAGTTACTCCTGAACAAGGTTTGAGCATGACTGATCAGCAAATCTATCAGCTTATTATGTCCAGTGGCTTCTCTACAGCGGAAACAATTTCCGATGTTTCAGGAAGAGGTGTCGGACTTGATGTAGTTAAGAATACAATTGAATCTCTTGGCGGAAGTATTTCGATTGATTCAGAAGAAGACAAGGGCTCAGTTTTCTCAATTCAGCTTCCACTCACCCTGTCAATCATTTCTGCTTTGCTCGTCGAACTAAGAGAAGAAAAGTATGCAATTCCGCTTTCATCAATTATTGAAACTGCAATCATTCATAAAGACCAGATCTTCCATGCGCATAGCAAGAAGGTTATTGATATCCGGGGCAAAGTAATTCCTCTTGTTTACCTTAGCGATATTTTTGAAGTTCCAAAAAATGAAGCAGAAGAAAGTGATTATACTTCTGTTGTCATCGTCAAAAAGGGAGAAAAGATTGCCGGACTTGTCGTTGACTCATTCATTGGTCAACAGGAAGTTGTTCTTAAATCTCTTGGCGACTACTTGTCCAGTACATTTGCTATTTCCGGTGCAACCATACTTGGTGACGGGCAGGTCGCTTTGATTGTCGATACAAATGCTTTGGTTAAATAACTTTTCAGCAAGGGAGGAAGAGAAATGACAACAGTTCAAGAAAGAAAAGTGATTGTTTTTAACCTGAACGGTGAGGAGTATGCTGTTCCGGTACAAAGTGTAGGCTCAATTGAACGAATGATGCAGATTACACGTGTTCCAAAAGCGGAACATTTTATTAAAGGTGTCATAAATCTTAAAGGGGTTGTAACTCCGATAGTTGATTTAAGACTGCGTTTTGGTACAGAAAAACGGGAATATGATGACTCTACCCGAATCATTATCGTTTACTATCGGGACATGGAAATTGGTCTCGTAGTGGACGGAGCTAATGATGTAATTGACATATCTGTAAACGACATTGAACCACCTCCAGAAGTGATCAATACGGTTCATGCTGACTATATTGAAGGTGTAGTCAAGCTAGGTAATCGTCTACTAGTCCTTCTTGATTTGGAGAAAGTTCTTGATAAAAAGGAATTCGACTTTATGAAAATGGATGCATGACATGCAGATTGAAAAATTAACAAGTGTTCAGCTTGATGTTTTGCGTGAAATTGGCAATATTGGGGCAGGTAACGCGGCTACATCCATGTCTCTCTTGACCAACCAGAAGGTGGATATGGATGTTCCAGTCGTGCAGCTTATACCTTTTGGCCAGGTCATGGAGCTGATTGGAGGGGCAGATGAATTAGTAGTTGCAATTTATCTGCGGATACTCGGGGAGGCACCAGGTACCGTCTATTTTATTATGTCACTGGCAGAAGCCGAACAGCTTGTAAGGCAAATTATTCATGATAATTCATTCACTTTGGGAATGGAAGAAGAAATTGATGATTTCGCTATTTCCGCTTTAATGGAAGCAGGCAATATTTTGACCGGTTCTTATCTTTCGGCTTTATCTGATTTCATCAACATTAATATGCAGCCCTCCATTCCAAATCTGGCAATCGATATGGCTGGGGCTATACTCTCAGTCGGTTTGATTGAGCTTTCAAATGTAACGGACTATGCAATAGTAATTGATACAAGAATGAATAACGATGAGGACCGGAACAGATTTAAAGGTCACTTTTTCTTACTGCCGGATACGGAAACTGTGCCCAAAATATTCAATGCGCTTGGTATAGATTATTATGAGTAGTACGAAGCAGGTTGTAAAGGTTGGTATAGCAGACCTGAATATTACAACCGCACCGCATTCAATCCGTACGTCAGGGCTCGGTTCTTGTGTCGGCTGTGTCATTTATGACCCAGTTCGAAAAATTGCAGGGCTCGCTCATATTATGCTGCCGGATTCAAGCCTTTCCAGACAGACGAAAATGAATGATTTTAAATATGCAGATACTGCACTTCCCATTCTTGTAGATCAGTTAGTTTCAGCAGGTGCAAGAAAAACGGCTCTGAAGGCAAAAATAGCGGGCGGTGCTCAGATGTTCAAATTCAATTCTCAGTCTGACATGATGCGGATTGGCCCACGAAACACGGAAGCGGTCATCTGTGAATTAAAAAAAATGGGTATTCCGCTTATTGCCTCAGATACCGGAGGAAATTGCGGACGCACAATCGAATTTTTTGCGGAAACTGGAGATTTGCATATTAGAACAGTAAGTAAAGGGGAATCCATTCTATAGCAGTAAAATTTAACTGCATTTAGCTGGGAGGCGAATCATATCGTGACTGTTAACAATACTTCCAAAGAAGCAAAGCTATGGCAGGACTGGCTGGAACATCGCGACCATGAGGCAGCCAATCAGCTGATAGAGCAATATATGTACTTGGTCAATTATCAGGTGGAGCGGATTTGGAGCACACTGCCAAGCAATGTTTCTAAAGATGACTTGAAAAGCTTTGGACTTCTTGGTTTATTTGATGCTTTAAAAAAATTCGAACCGAATCGAAATCTGAAGTTTGATACGTATGCTTCATTTAGAGTACGGGGAGCGATTATAGATGGTCTGCGTAAAGAAGACTGGCTCCCGCGCTCAATACGTGACAAATCCAAAAAAATTGATCAGGCGATACAGCTGCTTGAACAGAAGCTTCAGCGGGCCCCTTCCTCAGCAGAAATTTCGGCAGAGACAGGACTTGATTCAGATGAGGTTGAGACAATTATTAAGGATTCATTGTTCTCAAACGTCTGGTCACTTGAAGAAAAGCCGAATGAAGGAGAAGAAGCATCCAAAGAAGGTGTCGGCTATTTACTTGAAGACGAAACCGCTGTCTCTCCGGACGAAAGACTTTTAAAGACGGAACTTCAGAAAGAACTTGCCGAGGGAATCGGCAGTTTGAATGAGAATGAACAACTGGTAATTAGCCTGTTTTATCAAGAAGAACTTACTTTTACGGAAGTTGGTCATATTCTTGGTTTAACGACATCCAGAATATCGC is a window from the Aciduricibacillus chroicocephali genome containing:
- a CDS encoding response regulator → MSNNILVVDDAAFMRMMIKDILTKNGYNVVGEAENGQQAVEKYAELNPDLVTMDITMPEMDGITALKTIKQTNPDAKILMCSAMGQQAMVIDAIQAGAKDFIVKPFQADRVLEAIQKALS
- a CDS encoding flagellar biosynthetic protein FliO is translated as MKKRMCFGILMALLFLLCLPLHPTLAKDANVKDCFEGKGDCSQLGGKVPSEKGKPEKNSDETGNQQAKKDVDSISPGTSLVKMFLALIVILVLIYGTLKFLSSRTRSFQQNRTMQNLGGISVGQNKSVQLVRIGNKLYMIGVGDNVELLQEIEDEDVRQEMLREVNDSISGGASEMFSNLFAKSPTSSKNKLKINFITELDRLKANRNKLIRKREEEEERHE
- the fliP gene encoding flagellar type III secretion system pore protein FliP (The bacterial flagellar biogenesis protein FliP forms a type III secretion system (T3SS)-type pore required for flagellar assembly.) → MNDVMNMFSNTDPSSVSTSVKLLLLLTVLSLAPSILILMTCFTRIIVVLSFVRTSLATQQMPPNQVLVGIALFLTFFIMAPVFHDVYDDALKPLFDEKITLDEAYDKASVPMKDFMAKHTRQKDLSLFLNYAKIEKPESVKEIPLTALVPAYAISELKTAFQMGFMIFIPFLIIDMAVASILMSMGMMMLPPVMISLPFKILLFVMVDGWYLITHSILDGFQ
- the fliQ gene encoding flagellar biosynthesis protein FliQ: MSSEFVLSLAQKGVMTILLITGPLLILALAVGLLVSIFQATTQIQEQTLAFVPKIVAVLAGLVFFGPWMLSKMIEFTSSIYQNLNQFVG
- the fliR gene encoding flagellar biosynthetic protein FliR; this translates as MLQMLNLSSLPLFMLVLVRVLAFFVTLPLFSYRTLSTPFKIGFGFFLALIMVSTMEAPELAFDLHYLLLILKEICVGLFTGLIAYIILSAIQIAGGFIDFQMGFAIANVIDPQTGAQSPLTGQYFYIISLLFLLSVDAHHLLIDGIYYSYQLIPADKLISFGQQPFADFVINVFSQMFLIAFQMSLPIVGCLFLVDLALGIIAKTVPQMNVFVVGMPLKIFVSFVAIALFLTLYIGLARRLFHYMFATLHGFMQLLGGA
- the flhB gene encoding flagellar biosynthesis protein FlhB; its protein translation is MLLRLDLQFFAGEKTEKATPKRKQDERKKGKVAKSQDVNTAILLLFSFLGLFVFGTFMKNGMLDIYRQSFTEYIKWDLTSGNLQKMFLTQLIEAAKLVAPIMGVALIAGVASNLMQVGFLFTTESLKFDLKKIDPISGAKRIFSVRAIVELFKSLFKIAFIGTITFSIIWMNRDEMMMMSLKTVSSALGFFGHMALTMGFAATIALLFLALLDYIYQRFDYEKNLRMSKQDIKDEYKNIEGNPLIKQKIREKQQQMAMRRMMSEVPNADVVITNPTHFAIAIKYDEDKASAPYVVAKGADEVALRIKNIAKANGVMTVENRPLARSLFAAVDIGDLIPEEFFQAVAEVLAYVYRVEKKA
- the flhA gene encoding flagellar biosynthesis protein FlhA; this translates as MKARDLAVLIGVILIIVMLVVPLPGWLLSILILCNITLALMVILVTMNMQEALQFSIFPSLLLVLTLFRLALNVSTTRSILSNGEAGGVVETFGTFVIGGNPLVGFVVFIILIIIQFMVITKGSERVSEVAARFTLDAMPGKQMSIDADLNAGLISEQQAKERREKVGNEADFYGAMDGASKFVKGDAIAGIIIVIINIIFGLIIGMTQMGMSFQEAIDTFMRLTVGDGLVSQVPALLISTATGIMVTRVAATGGNLSADVIDQLFQYPKMLFIAAGTIFLLGLTPINFFLTTSIAGVLAFAGYILLQRSKVVEEPDEELEEEVESSAMKSPENVISLLNMDPIEFEFGYALIPLVDADQGGDLLDRVIMIRRQLAIELGIVIPVVRIRDNIQLNPNEYRLKIKGNEVAAGELLLDHYLAITPGGEDDFIEGIDTKEPAFGLPAKWITEEVKDEAELSGYTVVDPPSVVSTHLTETIKQQADELLGRQETKQLIDHLQESYPILVEEVTPDPLSVGEIQKVLAKLLKEGLSIRNLPVIFETLADFSKMTNDTDLLAEYVRQSLSAQITKQYANNEHALSVVTVSGKVEKTIAEGIQQTEHGNYLSLDPEVQQSILKSISEETEKLAIREENAVLLCSPAVRMYIRQLIERFLPNVAVLSYNELEPDVQVQSVGVVNIE